One genomic window of Sphingobacterium oryzagri includes the following:
- a CDS encoding FtsW/RodA/SpoVE family cell cycle protein: MIDQIFSKLKGDKWIWIIVIVLSGWSLLAVYSSVGTLAYKEGKGTELYLFKHFSIIAIGLVLMYLSHKLDYRYYAGISKLLMLITIPLLLFTLIGGNKVNDASRWVTIPVINQTFQTSDLAKLALITFLARMLSRKQEDIKDVKKSFAPIMGAVCAVFILIAWANLSTALMLFGTCVLLLLIGRISFKQIAIVCVGGGFLLALVILIGPRRATYLSRIEGFFKTEELAANDVPFQEDKNYQANLAKMTIASGELFGKGAGNSVGRNLLPHPYSDFIFAVIIEEYGTIGGAVLLSLYMALMYRCIRIVTLSPRAFGAFLAAGLGFSLTIQALANMAVAVGLGPVTGVPLPLVSMGGTSILFTSVALGIILSVSRNIEELKGKEELNEIPKPRKVVVGTI; this comes from the coding sequence ATGATTGATCAAATATTTAGTAAGCTTAAGGGGGATAAGTGGATTTGGATTATTGTTATAGTCCTTTCCGGCTGGTCTTTGCTCGCCGTATACAGCTCGGTCGGCACACTTGCTTATAAAGAAGGAAAAGGTACAGAGTTGTATCTGTTTAAGCATTTTTCTATCATCGCGATCGGTCTGGTGTTGATGTATTTATCGCACAAACTGGATTACCGCTATTATGCGGGTATTTCCAAGTTGTTGATGCTCATCACTATTCCTTTGTTGCTCTTCACGTTGATCGGCGGTAATAAGGTGAATGATGCCAGTCGCTGGGTAACCATACCGGTGATCAATCAAACATTCCAAACCTCGGATTTGGCCAAGTTAGCGCTGATTACATTTTTAGCTCGAATGTTATCGCGAAAGCAGGAGGATATTAAGGATGTGAAGAAGTCTTTTGCCCCGATCATGGGCGCCGTGTGTGCGGTGTTTATCTTGATCGCCTGGGCAAACTTATCCACGGCATTGATGCTCTTTGGCACCTGTGTTTTACTGCTGTTGATCGGACGGATAAGTTTCAAACAAATTGCCATCGTATGTGTGGGAGGAGGTTTTTTGTTGGCGCTTGTGATCTTGATCGGTCCGCGTCGCGCAACTTACCTGAGCCGTATTGAAGGCTTTTTTAAAACAGAAGAATTGGCTGCAAACGATGTGCCTTTTCAAGAAGATAAAAATTACCAGGCAAATCTCGCTAAAATGACGATCGCGTCTGGCGAGTTGTTTGGGAAAGGTGCAGGAAATAGTGTGGGGCGAAATTTATTGCCACATCCGTATTCCGATTTCATCTTCGCCGTAATTATCGAAGAGTACGGGACAATCGGCGGAGCTGTTTTATTGTCCTTGTACATGGCCTTGATGTATCGATGTATACGCATTGTAACGCTCAGCCCGCGTGCCTTTGGTGCTTTTTTGGCGGCAGGATTGGGTTTTAGTTTGACCATACAAGCCTTAGCAAATATGGCGGTCGCTGTCGGATTAGGGCCGGTCACGGGTGTGCCTTTGCCGCTGGTCAGTATGGGAGGAACATCCATTTTGTTTACCAGTGTTGCGCTGGGCATTATTTTGAGTGTAAGCCGTAACATTGAGGAGCTGAAAGGCAAAGAAGAATTAAATGAAATTCCAAAACCACGTAAAGTGGTCGTGGGAACAATATAG
- the murG gene encoding undecaprenyldiphospho-muramoylpentapeptide beta-N-acetylglucosaminyltransferase yields MARKVIISGGGTGGHIFPAIAIANALRRLETDVEILFVGANGRMEMERVPAAGYEIVGLDIQGINRKSLLKNLSLPFKMVDSLLKARRIIKSFGADVAVGVGGYASGPLLMMANTLGLPTLIQEQNSYAGITNKRLGKKAKRICVAYEGMDKFFPTDKILLTGNPIRRSSVEIDGREREALASFRLQEGKKTVLVTGGSLGAKTLNDCVLAGLDKFAEQDVQVIWQCGSYYFDALQHTLKDRLPANVVLLPFLQRMDYAYAAADMIISRAGAGTISELCAIGKPVILVPSPNVAEDHQTKNAKALAEKQAAVLISDVSARTILVDTVLALIADEARCFELGEKIGKLAMLDADEVIAKEVLKLIR; encoded by the coding sequence ATGGCTCGTAAAGTGATCATAAGCGGAGGAGGAACGGGAGGACATATCTTTCCGGCGATTGCAATAGCAAATGCATTGCGTCGGCTGGAAACAGATGTGGAAATCTTGTTTGTCGGTGCAAATGGTCGGATGGAGATGGAGCGTGTGCCGGCAGCCGGATATGAGATCGTCGGTTTGGATATACAGGGCATCAACCGCAAATCGTTGTTGAAAAATCTGTCCTTGCCATTTAAGATGGTAGACAGTCTGCTAAAAGCACGTCGGATCATTAAATCTTTCGGCGCAGATGTCGCTGTTGGTGTTGGTGGTTATGCGTCGGGACCGTTATTGATGATGGCAAATACATTGGGTTTGCCAACGTTGATTCAAGAACAAAATTCCTACGCAGGTATTACAAACAAGCGCTTGGGAAAAAAAGCGAAACGTATTTGTGTCGCATACGAGGGCATGGATAAATTTTTTCCGACAGACAAAATATTGTTAACAGGAAATCCCATAAGACGGTCTTCGGTAGAGATCGACGGTCGTGAGCGAGAAGCATTGGCTTCCTTTCGACTACAAGAAGGAAAGAAGACCGTGTTAGTAACTGGCGGTAGTCTTGGAGCAAAAACGTTGAACGACTGTGTGCTTGCTGGATTAGACAAATTTGCTGAGCAAGATGTGCAGGTGATTTGGCAGTGTGGCAGCTATTATTTCGACGCATTGCAGCATACGTTAAAAGATCGGTTGCCAGCCAATGTAGTGTTGTTGCCATTTCTGCAACGCATGGATTACGCATATGCAGCGGCAGATATGATTATTTCGCGTGCAGGCGCAGGAACGATATCGGAACTTTGCGCTATTGGAAAGCCTGTTATTTTGGTGCCTTCGCCAAATGTTGCTGAAGATCACCAAACGAAAAATGCCAAAGCATTGGCTGAAAAGCAGGCCGCGGTATTAATTTCCGATGTAAGCGCACGGACAATTTTAGTGGATACCGTGTTGGCGTTGATTGCTGATGAAGCGAGATGCTTTGAACTGGGCGAAAAAATTGGTAAGCTGGCCATGTTGGATGCGGATGAGGTTATTGCAAAAGAAGTTTTAAAATTAATTAGATAA
- the murC gene encoding UDP-N-acetylmuramate--L-alanine ligase, producing the protein MNLDHIKRVYLLGIGGIGMSGLARYFKHLGCDVKGYDKTETDLTKALVAEGIDVIYQDDLSLLPAAFQTVSTDTLLIFTPAVPKDLQLKNFFLTQGFQLYKRSEVLGIISASRFTIAVAGTHGKTTTSTMIAHLLKDSGYDCSAFLGGISSNYNSNVLYGENNVVVVEADEYDRSFLTLHPNIAVVTSADADHLDIYGDEAHLIQSFELFMQRVVSDGTTIVKKGLPFSGTISYANDEICDAYATNIRVEDGAFYFNYTAAPDYHINDIHLGIAGLHNVENAVAAITVALQLGISEDKIRAALASFRGAKRRFEYIVKKSGAIYIDDYAHHPEELRAFLASMRKLYADTKLTVIFQPHLFSRTRDFVDGFAEVLAMADELLLMDIYPARELPIEGVTSAWLLDKINLENKRLVSPSEVLAIVETEKPGLLVTVGAGDIDRLVKPLKELMENA; encoded by the coding sequence ATGAATCTGGATCATATAAAACGCGTATACCTGCTGGGCATTGGTGGGATAGGTATGAGCGGATTAGCGCGTTATTTTAAGCACCTGGGTTGTGACGTTAAAGGATATGACAAGACGGAAACAGACTTGACAAAAGCCTTGGTTGCCGAGGGAATTGACGTGATCTATCAAGATGATTTATCATTATTGCCGGCAGCATTTCAAACGGTTTCAACGGATACGTTGTTGATTTTTACGCCGGCGGTGCCGAAAGATTTGCAGTTGAAAAACTTTTTTCTAACGCAGGGCTTTCAGCTTTACAAGCGATCTGAGGTGCTGGGTATCATTAGTGCCAGTCGCTTTACAATCGCCGTAGCAGGAACGCATGGAAAAACAACGACATCTACGATGATCGCGCACTTGTTAAAAGATTCTGGTTACGACTGTTCTGCATTTTTGGGAGGCATCAGCTCGAATTACAACAGTAATGTGTTGTACGGCGAAAATAACGTCGTAGTTGTCGAAGCCGATGAATATGATCGGTCTTTTTTAACCTTGCATCCCAATATTGCCGTCGTAACCTCGGCAGATGCAGATCACTTGGATATTTATGGCGACGAAGCGCATTTAATCCAATCGTTTGAATTGTTTATGCAGCGCGTGGTTTCCGATGGAACGACGATCGTCAAAAAAGGCTTGCCCTTTTCGGGAACGATAAGTTACGCTAATGATGAAATTTGCGATGCATATGCTACGAATATCCGTGTCGAAGATGGCGCGTTTTATTTCAATTATACGGCGGCTCCGGATTATCATATTAACGATATACACCTTGGTATAGCAGGCTTACATAATGTTGAAAATGCCGTTGCGGCTATTACCGTAGCGTTGCAACTCGGTATTTCCGAAGATAAAATACGCGCAGCATTAGCATCTTTCCGTGGAGCGAAAAGACGGTTTGAATATATCGTGAAAAAGTCGGGAGCGATCTATATCGATGATTATGCGCACCATCCGGAAGAACTGCGTGCTTTCTTAGCGTCGATGCGCAAATTATATGCAGATACGAAGCTGACGGTGATTTTTCAACCCCATCTTTTTAGTCGCACACGCGATTTTGTAGATGGATTTGCTGAGGTGTTGGCTATGGCTGACGAGTTGTTGCTGATGGACATTTATCCGGCACGCGAACTGCCTATTGAAGGTGTTACATCCGCTTGGCTTTTGGATAAAATTAACTTGGAAAATAAACGTTTGGTATCACCTTCCGAGGTTTTGGCAATTGTTGAAACTGAAAAACCAGGTTTGCTGGTTACCGTAGGTGCAGGTGATATCGATCGATTGGTTAAACCGTTAAAAGAATTGATGGAAAATGCTTAA